In Equus quagga isolate Etosha38 chromosome 14, UCLA_HA_Equagga_1.0, whole genome shotgun sequence, the genomic stretch CCCTTTGTCCTGTGACTAACTAGACAATGATGCTGTTTCTGATCAAAATTTTCTGCTATTCAGTGTTTTCCTCAGAGCAAGCTTAACGTCTTTGTTCCTCAAGCTGTAGATGAAAGGGTTCATTGTGGGAACCACATTGgtataaaaaacagaagagactTTCCCCTTATCCATAGACATAACAGAAGGTGGTTTGAGGTACATAAATGCAAGCGAtccaaagaacagagaaacagCAATTATGTGCGAACTGCAGGTTCTGAAGGCTTTGGACCTGCCCTCTGTGGTGCTGATGTGGAGGATGCTGGAAAGGATCAAAgcataagagacaaagatggtgACAGTGGGCACAATGATGTTGATGCCTACCACAATGAATACTACCAGCTCATTGATGTAGGTGCTTGTGCAGGAGAGCTGGAACACAGGAAGGACGTCACACAGATAGTGGTTGATGATGTTTGCATCACAGAAGGTCAGTCTCAGCATGCATCCTGTGTGGGCCATGGCACCAGAAAATGCCATCAAATATGAACCAAGCATGAGGCTGGAACACACTTTAGGGGACATGACAACGTTATACAAAAGtggtttacagatggccacatagcgatcaTAGGCCATTGATGTCAGCACATAGCATTCAGAaatagcaaagaaacagaaaaagtagaGCTGGGTCATGCACCCCACATAGGAGATAGtattctttgaaataaagttaATCAGCATTTTGGGAGTAAACACAGAAGAATAACAAAGGTCTATAAACGATaagttaaagaggaaaaaatacatgggGGTGTGCAGGTGCGAATTCAGCCCAATTAGGATTATCAAGCCCAAATTTCCCAACACAGAGACTATATACATTACTAGAAACAAGACGAACAGGGGGAGTTGGAGATCTGGCTGATCAGTTAATCCAAACAGAATGAATTCTGTCACAAAGGAGCCATTTCCAGCAGCCATTTTTCTCTGAGGGAATCTGTGGAATCAGGAGAAAAGGGTTACATTAGAAAACAACTCAGCTCTGCCTGCAATATCTTGTTCTACAAGAGTATGTATACACTGGGAATGTCTGAGAGTAACCCCACCTGGATCCATAGAATCTGTCTTCACCACTACCATGATATTGAGTGACACTATCTTTCCCTCATTGTCATCTAAATAAGCTAAATATACCAAACAGCATCGCAAACTTAGCCTGTAGAGGGAAGGCCAATGCTTCCATATGCAAACCTGGCTGCTGGAAAGATCAAGGGAGAAGTTTGGACTAGGACAGAATTGCCTTTCTCTATTCTCATCATTTCTTCATACACTTGAAATATCACCTCATCAGTAAAATTGGAAGGAGCAAACCTAGCAATCTTGTGCTGGCCTTTAATGCAGATTACACTTGTTGTGTTGGGAATCACAAAGactgtttttaattgaaaactaAGGGACTAGAGTCTAAGACAGGTTAATTTACTGCGTCATGTCATAGagtaaaaacataaatgagaaaaagtgagAGTTCCACCCCTAAGGAGGGAACTTACTGAAATACTGCACCCCCTGAGCTCCCTAATGTCTTTGAACATTCTCTGATCTCTCCTCAAACAAATTCTTCCTCCAgtttcatttgaatttcagagGTGCACAAAATGGGAAAGGAATAGTCTTATGTCACTGGATGTATATCTCAAAGGAAGGAATACATTATTATAAAAGGAATTCAGAAACTCACCCACTTTAGGGAAGAAAACTTCAGTCTTCTCTTATCCTTAGTATTTAACCTTGTGGTTCTGGAAAGGCAATTTTAGGTTCTGAGGCTTTGATTCTTTTAATACTAAGAGAATGTAGCCAACAGTTAAAATCAGATATGTTCTAGAAATCTTTCTCAACTACAGAAGATAATTTCTGATTACGCCTTCAAGTCCTCTCAAgtagcagagaaaaataaagtctttattattattgcattTGCTACTTAATTAGACACTGAAGATTTAATGAGTTTAATTATATAATGCACTTGTTTATGAACAAGGTAGAAGCTTGCTCCATCTCTTCCCCAGGGAATAGATTTTACTTGTAAAAGGGGAATAAAGAGATTATATATGGTGGTGGACCATGATCTGTCCTTAGTTCCTTAGGGATTCAATACTttactcattttcatttcattccagGGATTGTACGTAACTCAATGTGTATCCAAAGTAAACTCCTGTCTCTCTATTGTCTTCATTTATGAAGAGAAATCTACTATATTGTTTCATTCTCTGTTTATTCTCATatcataaatggaattttttttctaagagtgTTCTGCCTTCAGCCTTCCTTATTTCATCTgaaacttttttcaaatattgcagTAACTCATTTCAGTTTAACTCTTTTCTGGGATGTCtcttaaataattttcaatgtTGTATACCTGATCTgaagttttaacttttaaacactTACTGAAAATTTCTACCTAACTATCCTGCTGGGTCTTACGTAACATTTTCAGTCATGAGGTTATCAATTTCTTTGCATCACAGAAAACATGGGCTATGGAGTTAGAGGGAGTGTATATGGTTCTTGCCTTCCTACTTCTATTCTTACTAACTCTaaaaccttggacaagttacttaatctcacTGTTCTTCTGATTCATCTTTGAAAACAGGGATAgtaaaaatagcatttctttcATTAGGTTATTGTGGtacttaaacaaaaaaaaataagtaaaatggtaATAACACTGCCTGGCATATGATCAATAGTCAATAAAAATCAGTTGTTATTATTTACATTCTCATAAATTCCAGTATATCCTCCATCATAAGACTCATCATACATTTTTTCACTCAAATACTATGTTCCCCTATAAAGTATAGGTTGTACAAGGACAAATATCTTTTCTATCTTGTTTACTACTTTGCTCCAGGAACTAAGAGCAACACAGAGTATATagaaggaactcaataaatatttctgaaaatcatgCTATTCTTTGTCTGTGAACCTTCACAATATATTCAGCATTTCTCACATGCTAAGCAATACTGTCTGCAACCACAGTGACCTCCATCCATATCCTTCAGCccacatttttgctttttaggTTTTAATTGAACTGTAGTGCTCAACTGTAGTGGCTGCTAACTATTATTCTAGCATTTTGCCACATAATCCCTCTTACTTAGCCATGTACCTTGCTGTTAGAAGAAGCTCTGAAAGCCAACCTTTGTCCCTCTATAGTTCAAGAAATTTCAATGGTGTTCCATTACCCACTTGACAATAAAAACTATGCAATAAAAATAGAAGCCTGAAAACTATGATTTAGTCttggttaaaataaaagaagaaattgagtgAAAGTTTTATTTGATGAGAATCCATGAAAGaactattttgaataattttgcaTACATTAAGTGTTGCACAAACTTTTAACTTTCTCAAAAATATAAGAACTAATGTTGGAAAATGCTTACATTTCAGAGACCACAGAGGATGATGGACAAAGATCACAGACCAGGTTAACCaaagacaatatttaaaatttaagtttaaatctGCACAAAGTCACCTTCTCATCATAATAATTTACAGTTTCTCTCTTCAGTGTTTACCTAAAAAGAGCAAGAGTCTTACTAAAGTGTTcatttgttataatattttttaatgaatatcttGGGAATGTAGCCTTAAATCTATATTTTCAGTTAGAAGGTTTCCAGCTTCCTCTTAGAATGCTCAACTAAAACCCCATTTAAAATAGGACCTAATTTTTCTCGCCTGGCAATGAAACAAGAGATAGAATATCCAAGGTTTAGTTCAGCAAGAGAACACTCTCATCAATGACTCCATCTCTTCATTCCACTGTCCTCAGTTTGTTGGCCTTAATCCTCCGACTTGTCATCTCAAGGACACAAAAGAAGTTTTCAAAGTTCCATAAATCACATCTAAACacaaatttatccaaagaagaaagcaaacaaagaGGCAAAAGAACCCCCTTGATATATCTCTTTATATCATGACGGAAATCATCTCCAGAAATCAATAGATGACTTCCTTCTATTTGTCTTCAGTCTTGTGCCTATGCCACATGGCCAACCCAGATGCGAGGAGTACGGACAAAACGAGAATCTCTCATTTTCAGCCTCTATCAAAAAAGAAGTTTCTGGCATTAGGGAAACTGGGAGGAGGAATATCTATTGGGCAAAGCACCAACACAATCTGCCACAAACAAAAAGATTGTGAAAATATTTCGTATgagaaattgtatttttcaatttaaataaagaatacatattttttaagtgaatactcttttatatttaaatcaacTCAGTTATCTTGGAATATTGAAACCATTTTATAGGTATGTATATTTCTAtgtgaaaaataagcataaagggctggccctgtagtgTAGCAGTTGGGTTCACACTCTACTCCAGTGGCCTAAGGTTTGCCACTTAAGATCCCTGGGGCAGACCTGTACACAGCTTATCAGGTCACTCCATGGCAGGCatccatcccacatataaagtagaataagataggcacagatgtcagctcagagctaatcttcctcaaaataaataaataaatataaaaatacataagtatatgtttacacacacacactacttaTATgtagtgggaggagagaagaacaTCAGTCTATAACAAGAGAGTGTTCTCTTACTAGCAAATATAACATCAGGGTGTTGGTCCAAGATGGTGATGTAGGAAGATCCTGAATTCACTTCCTCTCATGGACACCCCAAATTGACAGCTACATATGAATCATTTTCCTCtaaaaaagatctaaaaactTGATGAACTGCTTTCTACAACAAATGATAAAAGGACCacatggaaaaggagagaagaagcagAGATAAGGTCTGGCAAAaatcccctcccctcctgtgGCAACACACAATGGGGAAGGATCTCACCGAAAAACAGCTTCTCCAAGAGGATCAAGGGGTTGTTGCCCCACATCAGGCACCCCAACCCCTGGGATCTGCACCAAAGAGACTATCCTCCAAAATATCTTACATAGAAAAACAACAGGGCTGACATTCATAGATAGCTGAAGTGCCATAGGAAATTGAGATTCCCCTCTTAAAGGGCTCTCATGCCATCTTACCCCAAAACCCAGCAAAAAAACAACAGTTTGAAATATGTCTACACTGTATGTAAATGAGATTCATTTACTAATCTATAAGTGTCAGctggaggggtgggaggcagtTTAAATGCTCCTGCTAGCACAGGTGAGCAAGCTCAGATGTGACACATTCCTGCTGTTTTGCTAAGACAGACAGAGGCAAGCTGTCAGGACACCTTCCCACTGCCTTGCTGAAACTGAAGGCGGTGACACTCTCTCAAGCCCTGGCTGGAGAGAATGAGTGGTCACAGCATTCTCCCACTCCTAGCTGAAAGCTGGGATGTGAGCACAGACAAGGCACTCTCACACTGTGTTGCTCAAGCCCATGGATGCATGCAGTCAAGACATTTTTATGCTGCCTTCCTGAAGTCAGAGAGTGTGTACACTGCCACTCTTCAGCAAACTTACTAAAGCCAATTGGCACATGCAAGCCACACAGGTGACATCCCTGGATGCCAGCCCTGGGCTCCAAAGAACTATAATAATTGGAAAGACAGTTATTGGCAGGCACCACCCCCAGGGCAATGCACAGACAGAAGACTGAAACAAAACTCCAGTCTTCTTGTAAAAAAGGCCTATTCACATAGCCTGGTGCTTCAGCTTGGGGGACAGGCTTCAGGTTTTCCATACACCTAGAGGCTAAGGAGATGCTCCCAGGGAATAAAAGGTAGAAGACATCATCATTGAAAATCCCTTTAGCCTAGCTACAGCTGGATGAAACTTCCCAGAAAGGATTTATATTTCTCTGGAGCCCTGATTTCTGCAACTTTCACTCAAGGTACATCTCTAGATATCCTGGTCTGGAGGCAAGCAGGGATAATGATTGTGGCTCCAGAGAGCTGTATATATTCTAATACTTTAAAAGATTCTGTCTGAGGGTCTGGCTACCAATCAATCTGAAACTAGGTGCTAAATGAGATTCCTCCCCTTGCAACACTGACAGGCCTTGGCACAACCTCAACAACTAGGGCATATCAAGAATAAATCAGGTGGGTGCTCAGTCTATGGTGTAGCGTTTAAgtccagcatgctctgcttcagtagcctgggtttgcaggttcagatcttgggcacagaccagtaccactcttcaagccatgctgtgatggtgacccaaatacgaaatagaggaagactggaacttGCTaattcagagctaatcttcctcaagcaaaaaatgaggaagattgtcagcagAAGTTAGTTCCAAGCAAATCcaccttacaaaaaaaaaaacacaataaaaacactgaaaaaaaagaataatcagtGCTCTAGGCAAACACAAAGGTTTGAAAGGCAACTAAGAGGTAGGGTAAGATAGAATAGAGAGGATCATCACATACACAAGGAAAGTCCCTCAAGATGGAAAAAGTTAGCTGTTAcactaatacatagaaacaaacacaaagtcaaggaaaatgaggaaacaaagaagtATGTTCAAgacaaaagaacagaagaaaaacctCAGAGAAAGGCCTTAATAACATGGAGACAAGTACTATAATAggtaaagaattcaaaataatggtcataaaaaCCCTCaccaaactcaggagaagaatgaatgaacaccatgagaacttcaacaaagagataaaaaactTAAGAAAGTACCAAGCAGAAATCACAGTGCTGAGGaatataataaatgaattgaaaaatatagAGGGGTTCAATAGCAGATTAGATGAAGTAGAAGAACAAATTAGTGAGCTGGAAGATATAGCAATGGAACCCACACAGACagagcagtaaaaagaaaaaataaataaaagtaagttaATTTTAAGGacatctgggacaacatcaagcagaataacatttatattattggggtctggagaaaagagagagaaaacttatttgaaaaactaatggttgaggggccggccctgtgcctgagtggttaagatcatgtgcTCTGCGTTGGCtacccagggcttcactggttcggatcctgggcacggccaTGGCActactcattgggccatgctgaggcagcatcccatgtgccacagctagaaggaccacaactaaaaatacacaactgtgcacctgagggctctggggagaaaaaggaaaaataaaatcttaaaaaaaataatggctaaaaacttccctaACATAAGAAAGGAAGCATACATCCAGGAtcaagaggctcagagagttccaaatataatgaacccaaagagatccacaccaaggcacattataattgAAATACCAAatgttaaagataaagagagaatcttaaaaacagcaagagaaaaacaaattgttgCATATAAGGGAGACACCATaaagctatcagcagatttctcagcagaaactttgcaggccagaagggagtggcatgacatattgaaagttctgaaaggaaaagttccaaccaagaatactctaccatGCAAAATTATCATTCAGATTTGAAGGAGTGATGCggagttttccagataagcaaaagctaaggAGATTCATTACTACTAAACTGGCCTTAccaaaaagcaacaacaataacaacaacaaaaaaccagcaaagggacttctttaagctgaaaagaaatggtACTAACAATAtcaagaaaatatacagaagtaACAATTTCactggaaaagataaatatatagtaaaggtagtggattaatcacttataaagttACAAAGGTTAGAAGATAGAAGTGGTAAAATTACCTAAAACTACATAGCTAaggatgcataaaataaaaaagatgtaaaaagtgatatcaaaaacataaaacatgggggAATAATAATATAGTGTCTTGGATTGTGTTCAAATTTAAGTTGCTATCAATTTAAAATACTATTACATACACATGATAATATATGTGAACCTCAGAGTATCCACATACCAAAAACTTATagcaaacacagaaaagaaaataagaaatagatcTAACTGTAACACTGAAGAAAACCATCAAgccacaagagaagaaagaaagggaagaagaaattaaCATAGAGGAACTACAAAAATAGACGGAATAAAATGACTTAattacttatcaataattacttaaaatgtaaatagactaaattctcAAACTAAAAGATATAGAGCAGCTGAATGTGTCAAAAAACAAGTTACATCTATATATTAGTtacaaaagactcactttagGAGTAAgaacacacacagactgaaagcaaaaaacagaaaaacatataccatgcaaataggaatgataagaaAACTAGTGTGgctatacttgtatcagacaaaaagactttaaaacaaatactataataaaagacaaatagtggcactatataatgataaagaggtcaatccagcaagaagatataatattcataaatatatatgaactCAACATAGAAACActaaaatgtataaagcaaatattagctgacctaaagggaaaaattcacAGCAATGTAATAaaagtaggggactttaacacaccacttacatcaatgaaaagatcacacagagagaaaatcaaaaggaaaaattggccTTAAATGACGCAGTAGATCAGATGAACTTactagatatatacagaatagtCCATCACGaagaagcagaacacacattcttctcaagtgtacaggGAACATTCCCCAGGAGAAATGATaagttaggccacaaaataagtcccAATAAATTCAATGAGATGGAAATAACGTCAAGCAAATTTTTTGCTCACAATAGtgggaaactagaaatcaattacaagaaaaaaaagtggaaaaactacaaatatgtggagattaaacaaaatgatgcTGAACAACTGCgtcataaaaagaataaaaaaaatacgtagagacaaatgaaaagataaatatgataTATTAAAATCTACAGGATGGAGCAAAAatgattctaagagggaagttcatagcaatagaggcctacctcaagaaacaagataaatctcaaataaaaaattttacttttcacttaaagcaactaaaaaaagaacaaatatagtccaaagttagtagaagaaaggaaataataaaaattggattaaaaaaataaaattgagacaaaaaagacaatagaaaagattaacgaACCTgggagttggttctttgaaaagataaagaaaactggcaaacatttagctagacttaccaagaaaaaagagagggttCAATTAAtgtaatcagaaataaaagaaattacaaatgataccgcagaaatacaaaggatcgtAAGAGACTAGCATAAGAAATCATAGACCAACAAATAGGGCAAAAtagaagaaactgataaattcctagaaatttatatttttccatgacTTAATCACGAAgtaacagaaaatttgaatagacagaTTACTAGTAAAAAcatgaatcagtaatcaaaaactttccaacagaagtccaggaccaaagAGCTTCACTGGTCAATTCCACCAAACAGTgaaggaagatttaatacctatttttctcaaactcttccaaaaagttcaagaggagggaaaatttccaaactcattttatgaggccagcaatATCCTGGTGCCAAAATTAACAATCACTACAactaaagaaaactacaaaccaatatccaTGATGAACATAAAACTtaagtcttcaacaaaatattagcaaaccaaattcaacaacacattaaaaatatgatgcaccatgatcaagtggggtttataccaGGGATGAAAGGAtcattcaacatccacaaatcaataaaaaaggagTTGCCATATGATTGAGcaattccactactggatatctatccaaagaaaacaaaaagactaaatTGAAAAGATTGTACATACCTATGAGCATTGCAGCATTACTTGCAATAgtcaaaatttggaaacaacctaagggtcCGTTGACGGATGAGTGCATATAGAAGATGaggggtgtatatatatatacacacacacacacacacacacatatgtatttaatatggaatactactcagccataaaaatgaaagaaatcaagccATTTGGAACAACACTGATGGCCCTtgaaagtattatgctaagtggaataagtcagagagagaagacaaaaaccACATatatcacttttatgtggaatctaaaaaacaaaacttgtaaATAAAACACAACTCAGACTCATAGATGTAGAggacagattgatggttgccagaggagaGCTGGTTGTGGGGAGACAAAATAGGTGAAGAGGATtaagaagtacaaacttccagtttataaaataaataaatcatgggatGTACTGTATAGCATGGGAATATattcaacaatactgtattaacTTTGTAAGATGACAGAGGATAACCACACTTATTGTGGTGACTATTTTGCAATGTATACTGATAGTGAGTCACAATGTTGTACAAACAAACTAATATAACATTGAATGACAAATATACCTCCAAAAACAAAGGGATCAAACTCTCTGAAGTCTTCAAACTGCTCAAATAAGGAGTGTGcccaaatacaaaatagtgtTTTGTACTACCACAATTAtgggcctttttttctttttggcatggCAATtcttaaaagacagaaatggaaCAGACCACCAGGGACTAAATTTATGATAGATCAAAATTAATTTGtgccttttgaaattttatttttaggtttctttgaagcttctttttatctttcaatctCTTGTTAGAATCTTCCCAATGtatcatatattatttgaaaCTACTAGACTAACTAAGTTAGGTAAGAAAAGGGATATTCATGATGTAGCACTTTGGAAAAGGAtctatgagaaagagaaaaatatatgacTTGAGATTAGAAATCTCCCCAAGAAACTCTACAACTgtttatgatattaaaaaagaGACACTAAGTTCTCTTCAGGGATATTCTTCTACCAAACCTTGCTACCCACATCAAAGGAAGTCTGCTATAGACAATAAAGCTTCAAGTGGATTTTATGAGatatttaaggctgaataaccTGACTTTATTTCTTAGACCCTgagtaaagatgaagaaacataAAGAGGACCTGACAATCCCTGTCTTATTTGACCAGTGCTCAATAATCATCCCTTGTTCAAAAATAAGTGACCATGTTCGAgtgcttctctttcatttcctcaaaCTGTTCCATAGCTTGGAATTTCTGAACAGatcaaaagaatagaaatcttGTGTGCAAAAGCAATGAACAATTACATTTCTGGAAAATAGGACTTATAAGTGTGCCTTATCAAATCTGACAATGTAAAAACACATGTATTATTTGAAAAGAGGTGAAGTAATCGGAAATAAGTTATTTTGGGTATTTACTATCTTATCAATGACTTATTTATAGGAAAAATTTTGTCTCTGAAATTTGTTAGATCATAAATTCTCTAAGTAGTCTAGAGCATAACTCatgataaaggaaaaaggaaacactgAGTCTTCAGGGGAAAGCcatcttaaaaatttaagaatagatgtaccatatgatccagctattccactgctggatatttatccaaagaactttaaaacacaaatgcataatgatacatgcactcctatgttcatttcagcattattcacaatagccaagacttgcaagcaaccTAGGTCTCCATCAagggatgactggataaagaagatgtggcatgtaTACAagatagaatactactcagccataagaaatgatgaaattggccatttgtgacaacatggatggaacttaagggtattatgctaagtgaaataagtcagaaggagaaagtcaaataccataggacctcactcataagtagaagataaaaacaaggacagacaaacacatagcaatggaaatTAGATCGgcggttaccataggggaaggggggaggggggactgCAAAAGAGGCGATTAGGctcacacgtgtggtgatggattataattagtttttgggtggtgaacatgatgtactctagacagaatttgaaatatattatgatgtacatctgaaaggtatataatgttataatccaatgttactgcaataaaaaaatgcagaaaaaaataaataaaaatgaattggtgaaaaaaattcaaaatgtactaaaagtaaaaattttctttactttgcaGAAGCGTTTTAGTtcaatgtagtcccatttgttaacttttcttttgtttcccttacctgagtagacatggtactcgaaaagatgttgctaagaccaatgtcaaagagtgtactgtctacaTTTTCTTGCAGTTTTATGCTTTCTGGTCTTACATCCAAACCTTTAacccactttgagttaatttttgtgtatggagcaAGATAACGGTCATCAAGAGGTTGATGTCCAAAATATACatagaactcatgcaactcaacaaaaacaacccaatcaaaaaatgggtaggggttggccggcccggtggtacagtggttaagttcacatattccgctttggcggccccagaTTCActcattcagatcctgggtacagatctATGCatagcttgtcaagccatgttgtggtaggtgtaccacatatacagtggaggaagataggcacagatgttagctcaggtcttcctgagcaaaaaagaggaggattggtgtcagttgttagctcaaggttaatctccaaaaaaaatttttttaaatgggcagaggaaatgaacagaaatttttccaaggAATATATATAGATGGaaaacagacacatgaaatgatgctcaacatcactaattattagggaaatgcaaatcaaaactacaatgagatatcaccttatacccatcagattggctataattatcaagacaaaaaacaataagtgttggagaggatgtggggaaaagggaatggtcatacactgctggtgggaatgcaaaccagtgcagccactatgcaaacagtatggagattcctcaaaaaattaataatagaaataccatatgatccagctatcctactactgggtatttatataaagaacttgaaatcaatgatccaaagagatttatgcatccctatgttcattgcagcacaattcacaataggcaggatgtggaaacaacacaactgcccttctacagatgaatggctaaagaatgtgccatatatatacacaatttaatactactcagccataacaaaggagaaaattgtcccatttgcagcaacatggatggacctg encodes the following:
- the LOC124225157 gene encoding olfactory receptor 8B3-like; its protein translation is MAAGNGSFVTEFILFGLTDQPDLQLPLFVLFLVMYIVSVLGNLGLIILIGLNSHLHTPMYFFLFNLSFIDLCYSSVFTPKMLINFISKNTISYVGCMTQLYFFCFFAISECYVLTSMAYDRYVAICKPLLYNVVMSPKVCSSLMLGSYLMAFSGAMAHTGCMLRLTFCDANIINHYLCDVLPVFQLSCTSTYINELVVFIVVGINIIVPTVTIFVSYALILSSILHISTTEGRSKAFRTCSSHIIAVSLFFGSLAFMYLKPPSVMSMDKGKVSSVFYTNVVPTMNPFIYSLRNKDVKLALRKTLNSRKF